The Alistipes finegoldii DSM 17242 DNA segment TTACCCCACTTACATAAATAACAATGCGCAGGATGTAAAGGGTATCGACGTCAAACTGACTCATCGTAATCACATCGGCAAAGATTTCCAGTATGGCGTGACCGTCAATATGACTTGGGCGAAAGATCGCTGGCTCCGTTATCAGGACAGCCCCAATACGCCCGATTACGCCAAGCGCACCGGCAAGAGCCGCTACATGACGATGGGCTTTATGACCGACGGCCTGTTCCAGAGCGAAGAGGAGATCGACAATTCGCCGTGGATCTCCGGCTCGCGTCCCCGTGTGGGCGATATCAAATACAAGGATCTCAACGGCGACGGCGCCATTACGTACGATCAGGACCGCGCCTATCTCGGCCGCGGCCAGCGTCCGCAGTTCAACGGCAGTGTCAATCTCAATGCTTCGTGGAAAGGACTTGAATTCGATATTCTGTTTGTCGGGGCTGCCGTTTGCGACGTTTCGCTGACGGGTACTTATTACAACTGGAATGAGGACAATACGATTTTCACCCGTCCGTTCAAGGCCGGCGCCAACTCGCCGCGTTATCTCGTAGAAAAGGCATGGACGCCCGAAAATCCCAATGCGGAGTATCCCCGTCTGTCGCTCAATCCGCCTAACACGAACAACTCCTATGCTTCGTCGTTCTGGTACCGCGACGGAAAGTATCTGCGTCTGAAATCGGTTCATCTGGGCTATACGCTGCCCAAAAACTGGACCAACAAACTGCGCATCCAGAAGGTGAAGGTTTATATCGAGGGCAATAACCTCTGCACATGGTCGGGTCTGCCCGAAGGCGTCGATCCCGAATGGCCGGGCGTGACCAACGGTTACTATCCGCAGCAGCGTACGGTTGTGGGCGGTCTCGAAGTTTCGTTCTAACCGACAAAATTCAAAATCATGAAAAAGAAAATCATAAATATCGTTTTGCTGGCTGCTACGGTCGCCATGACGGGCTGTAACGATTGGCTCGACATGAGTCCGACCAACAAGGTGTCGGAAAAGATCGTATGGAGCGACGTCAATTATGTGACTCAGTATGTCAATGGGTTTTATCCCTACATCTCCCGGTACGGGGCGTTTGAGACCGGCGACAGTCAGGTCGGCCTGACGGACGGCCTGACCGAGACGCTCAAGTTCGGTTCGGCCACGCCGGGCACGAACGTGGGGTTTGCCAATATCATCGCTTTCGCCGAGGGCGGACTTGCCGCATCGACGGCCGCTTTCCATTTCGGAGCATGGGATGATACCTACACTCGTATCCGTCGCGTCAACGAGTTCCTTTACGGACTGAAAAAATACGGAAGCAATTTCGACGGCGACACTTACAAGCGTTTCGAGGCAGAGGCCCGGTTCTTCCGCGGATTCCTCTATTTCCAGTTGCTGAAGCGCACTCCGGAGGTGATTCTCTATAACGAGGATTTGCTGGCGATTACCGAGAATAAGGCCCTCTCGACCGAGGAGGAGGGGTGGAATATGGTCGAAGGCGACCTTTCCTATGCCGCCAAGACCCTTCCGGCCAAATGGGACAACGAAGCGGGGCGCATTACTTCCGGTGCCGCGTATGCGATGCTGTCGCGCGCGATGCTCTATGCCAAACGCTGGCAGTCGGCCAAAACCGCGGCCGAAGAGGTATTCAAACTCGGTTATGTGCTGATGCCGGGCAAAACGGCCGCCGATTACGCCAAGGCGTTTACCTCGATGCGCGACGGTAATACGGAGTCGATTCTGGAATACAACTATCTGGTCGGCGGCCCGAACCATAGCTGGGACAAGCTCTTTATGCCGGGCGGCGACAATACGACCATGGGCGGACGGGCCACTCCGACGCAGGAGATGGTCGAATCGTACGAACTGGCGACGACGGGCGGTTATCCCGACTGGACACCGTGGCACAATACGACGACCGGTACGACCGATACGCCGCCTTATGCCCAATTGGAACCCCGTTTCCATGCTTCCGTGCTTTACAACGGGTGCGAATGGAAAGGCCGTGCTCTCGAACCTTATGTGAGCGGTAAAGACGGCTATGCCGTTTACGACGACGGTTCGGCGCTCAACGGCCGTACGACCACGGGTTATTATCTGCGCAAAATGCTGAACGAAGGTTATACCGACTATTCGAAAGCCTGTACGCAGCCTTGGATCGCCATTCGTCTGGCCGAAGTCATTCTGAATCACGCCGAGGCGTGCTACATGCTGGGCGCCGACGGTGCGAACGACGACCTGCGCCAGATTCGGGAGCGCGTAGGCCTGCCTTACTCCAATAAGTCCGGCGAGGCGCTGATGGCGGCGATCCGGCAGGAGCGGAAGATCGAACTTTACTGCGAAGGACATCATTATTGGGACATGCGCCGCTGGAAACTCGCGCATACGGCTTATTCCGGTCAGAACAGCCGCGTACACGGTCTCAAAATCGAAAAGCAGGGTGCCGAGTTTATTTATACCTACGTCGACTGCGACCGTAAGGACCGCCTTTTCGAAGAGAAGCTTTACCGTATTCCGCTGCCTGAAACCGAGCTGAGCAACAATTCGGCCGTCAAGCAGTTCCCTGAGTGGTTATAATCTCTAAAAGAAACCGAAACCATGAAAAATAGCATTAAATTATTTGCATTGGCGGCTCTGCTCGGCTTAGGCGGCTGCCATGAGCCGGATGAGCTGACCCCGTCGGTCGTGGATCAGGGGCTGAACACCATCTCGGCGCAGTTCGCTACCGGGGAATATAAAAACGACCCGCTGGCAAAATTCACCGCGGCGGTGACCGAGGGACAGGAGCGTATCGTGATCGATGTTCCTTACTATTATCCCGAAAATTCGTCGAATACCACTTCGATTACCCAGATGCGCGTCACGGCTAATCTGGATGACAACTGTTTCATCACGCCGATGCTTGGGGTATTGGATCTGACGAAGGAAAACTGGTTTACGCTGACGCGTGTCGACGGTTCGAAGCGCAATTTCTGCGTGACGGGCAATATCAAGAAATCGGATAAATGCGAGATCATCTCTTTCGCCACCGACGAACCGGCTATTCAGGGTGTGATCGATAACGACCGTAACACGATTTCACTCATTACGGTCGATGACCTTTCGTCGGTGACGGCGCAGGTGATTCTTTCTCCCCACGCCACGATCTCGCCCGATCCCGCCGTTGCGGCCAATTACGAGGGCGAGGGCGTGAAATTTACGGTTACGGCGCATGACGGCGTGACCAAGCGGGTTTATTCCGTGAGCAAGGAGATTCCGCCCAAGATCAAATACGGTTGGCGTGCGGGCAGCGAGACGGAGGTTTGGCAGAACGTATCGCTCGACAAACTCGGAATCGTCAATGCCGGCGGTAAGATCTATTCGCTGGCGGCGTCGGGCAACAAGCTCGTGCTTTCGACCGGTGCGGACAAGTTCCTGTTCAACCGCGCGACAGGTGATTTCTTGGGTACACACGACATGAAGGGCGTAGCGGCCGACGGCGGTATGACCTCGGACGACGCGGGCAACATCCTCTATGCGAACTTGGCTAATCCCAATGCCGAATTCAAGGTTTATGCGGCGGCATCGACGGATGAAATGCCTGCCGAGCTGCTCTCCTATACGAACGCTACGGGCGCTTCGATGGGCAAGCACATTTCGGTGCAGGGCAACGTGAAGGGCGATGCGATCGTTACGGCCGTGATCTATACGTGGAACGGTGCCGTTTGCAAGTTCCTCCGCTGGGTGATTACCGGAGGCGTGCCGGCCAAGCCGCAGATGATCTCGGTTACGGGGGCGACCGCCGGCTGGAACGGCAACGGCCACGCCGACGTGGAGGCTTATTCGGCCAATCCCGACGATCCTTACTTCCTTGCCTACTACAGTGCCAATGCGCTGTATCGTGTCGATGCGACGGGCGCTGTAACCCACAAGATCGCCACTGCGACATGGGGCGCCAACTCCAACTACAACTGTGTGGATGTATGTACGTTCAATAACGCCAAATATGCGGCGATTTATGAGGGCGCGCATTTCACCTACGGAGAGTTCAAGGCCTACATGTTCGATGTGACGACGCCCGATCAGATGACGGGTGCGTGCGACACGTCGCCGTCGAAGGTCTTCGTATCGAACGAATACAAGCCTGCCGGGGCGGTGGTCAATGCGGCCGGCGACGTGCTGATGACGGCATCGGCCGACGGATACAAGATGAATCTCTACTATACGGACGCCAATACCAATGCGCTGGTCGCTTGGGAGTTCGACTGTATCGACAAGTAACACCCCTTTTGCCTGCATCCCTCTGACCGGGGATGCAGGTCCTAAAACAAACATAATTTTGAAGATGAAAAAGAATGTTAAATGGTTTGCGGCGGCTCTGGTGGCGCTGACGCTGGGATACGGGGCTGTTTCGTGCGGCTCGGATTCGAAGGAGCCCGAATGGGAGTGGCCCGATCCCGACCCGGATCCCGATCCGCAACCGGGAGTGGAGAAACCCCGCTTCATCTGGGTCGATGCCGCGGCCAACTTCCCCGATTTCGCCAACAGCAAGGAGAATATACTGCGCGATCTGACCAAGGCCAAGGAGGCCGGATTCACCGATATCGTGGTCGATGTGCGGCCTACTACCGGCGACGTGCTTTTCCGTACGTCGGTGGTCGATCAGGTGGAATGGCTCGGCGCATGGCTGCCGGGCGGATATTCCAAGGTCGAACGCACGGCCACGTGGGACTACCTGCAGGCGTTTATCGACGCCGGAAAGTCGCTCGACCTGCGCATTCACGCCGCGATCAATACCTTTACGGGCGGCAACCAGACCTTGCTGGGCGGCGCCGGAGTCGTTTTCCGGGATGAGGCCAAGCGGGCGTGGACGACCGATCTGAATCTGGCGGGCGGCATCACGAACATCATGTCAACCTCGCAGTCCGCCAAGTTCTTCAATCCGGTATTGCCCGAAGTGCAGGAGTATCTCTGTTCGATGCTCAGGGACCTCGCGGCCTATGACGGACTGGCGGGAATCTTCCTCGACAGGGGGCGCTTCGACGGATTTACCAGCGATTTCTCGAATTATACGCGCAAGGAGTTCGAGAAGTATATCGGCCAGTCGGTTGCCGGTTTCCCCGCCGACATTCTGCCTGCCGGCCATACTTCGGGCATACCCTCGCCGGTGCCCGTGCATATGAAGCAGTGGCTCGAATTCCGGGCGAAGGTGATCCACGACTTTATGGAGAAGGCGCGCGCCGCCGTCAAGTCGGTCAATCCGTCGGTCAAGTTCGGCGTATACGTCGGAGGCTGGTATGCCAGCTATTACGACGTGGGTGTCAACTGGGCCAGTCCCAATTACGACACCTCGTCCAAATTCTCGTGGGCTACCAAGAAATACATGAACTACGGCTATGCCGACCTGATGGACCAGATGCTCATCGGCGCCTACGCCTCCCCGACGCGCGTTTACGGCACGACCGAATGGACCATGCAGGGATTCTGCCTGCTGGCCAAAGAGCGTACGATGGGAGCCTGCCCGATGGTGGCCGGCGGTCCCGACGTGGGAAACTGGGATGCCGACGACAAGGTGCCGCAGGAGGAGGAGAACCGGGCCATCACCGCTTCGGTCGCCGCCTGCATCAACGCCTGCGACGGTTATTTCCTGTTCGATATGATTCACCTGAAAAAAGCCGATCAGTGGTCGTATGTCAAGACCGGTATCGACGGCGTAATTAAAAAAGACTGATTATGAAACGCATCGTCATATTGTTTCTGGCCGCCCTTTTCGCGGCGTCCGGCGCTTCGGCGCAGAAATTCCATAACGCCTACTACGATACCCGCCGTGCGGCCCACGACGAAGAGGGACTGCAACAGGGGGCGATCGTCTTCCTCGGCAACAGCATTACCGAACAGGGGTGGTGGAGCCTGCTGCTCAAACGCGGCGACGTCGAGAACCGCGGCATCGGCGGCGACAACACTTTCGGCATGATCGACCGTCTGCCCGACATCCTGAAAAGCAAGCCCCGCAAAATCTTCCTGATGGCGGGCATCAACGACCTGACGGGCGGGCAGCCTGTCGATACGATCGTGATGAACATTACCCGCATGGCGGACATGGTGCACGAAGCCGTTCCCGGCTGCCGGCTCTATATCCAGAGCGTGCTGCCGGTCAATACCCGGCGGCTGGCATATCCCGGACTCAAGGGGCACAATCCGCAGGTGCGGGCGCTCAATGCGCGGCTGGTGCGGTTGTGCGACGCCAAGCCGTGGTGTACGTTCGTCGATCTTGCGCCGCTGCTTTCCGATGCCGACGGCGAGCTGCGCATCGACCTGACGAAGGACGGAATCCACCTCCATCCCGCGGGATATGTGATCTGGACCGATTACCTCAAGAAACAGAAATACCTGAAATAACGTAACGTGCAGATGGAAAAACGAGCTTATACGGTCGATTTGCTGCGGGGACTGGCTATCGTGGGAATGGTGCTGTCGGGGCAGATCCTGTGGCACGCCGAACTTCCTGCGTGGCTGTTTCATGCGCAGGTGCCGCCGCCGTCGTTCCGCTTCGACCCGTCGGTGCCGGGAATTACGTGGGTCGATCTGGTCTTCCCGTTTTTCCTCTTCTCGATGGGTGCCGCTTTCCCGCTGGCCCTGCGCCGGCGGCTGGAACAGCGGGGCGAATCGGTGGCGCTGATCCTGACGGTCGTGGCGCGCAGGTGGGCGTTGCTGGCGCTTTTCGCCATCGCGCTCGCCAACCTGCGTTCCGGAGTGACGGGAACGCTGCCGGGATGGGGCTCCTCGCTGCTGCAACTGGCGGGCTGGGGCTGTTTCTGTGCGCTTTTCATGCGCTTCGGCCGGCTTTCGGACCGGCAGAACCGCATGGTCTGTCTGGCCGGCGTCGCCGGCATCGCCGCCCTGCTGGCGGCCGCCCGGTGGATCTGGGGACTGCCCGTCTCGGCGGAGCGGAGCGACGTCATCATTCTGGTCCTTGCGAATATGGCGCTGTTCGGCAGTCTGGTGTGGCTCTACACGCGGAACAACCTGCTGGCGCGGTTGGGTGTGCTGGCGCTGCTGGCGGCACTGCGTCTGGGCAGCGGCGTCGAAGGTTCGTGGAACGAGGCGTTGTGGAACTGGTCGCCTGCGCCGTGGCTTTTCCGCTTCGACTACCTGAAATACCTTTGTATCATCATTCCCGGCACGATTGCGGGAGACCGTATCTACGAATGGATGACGCAGAGCGGCGAAGATGCGCCGGGGGCGTCCCGGCGGCGGGAGGTCTGGATACTCGTTCTGCTCGTGACGCTGATATGCCTGAATATGTGGGGGCTTTTCGCGCGGCAGCTGGTCGTGAATCTCGCGGCGGGCGTCCTGATCTGTCTCCTGCTCCGGCGTCTGCTGCGCGGGGACGGCTCGGCGACCGGAAGACTGCATGGTTCGCTTTTCGGCTGGGGATTTTTCTGGCTGATGCTGGGACTGGCGCTGGAGGCGTTCGAAGGGGGCATCAAGAAGGATTACGCGACGTTCAGCTATTTTTTCGTCACCTCCGGGCTGGCTTCGTTTGTCCTGATCGCCGCCGGAATCGCGATGCGGCGGCTGAATGTGCGTTTCTCGGCGCTGGTCAAATGCGGGCAGAATCCGATGGTGGCCTATACGGCGGCCGGATTCCTCATCATGCCCCTGCTGACGCTGCTGCATCTGGCGCCTTATTTACAGACCTTTGCCGAGCTATGCCCGTGGATGGGCGTGGTGCGGGGCGTGCTGGTCACGGCCGCGGTCATGGCCGTTACGGTCTTTTTTACGAACCGCAGGCTTTTTTGGAGAACCTGATTTGAAATTTAAATAAATGAGTTATGCGAATAAAAGGAACTTTTCTCGACGAAATCAGTCATGATATTCCCCATCAGAACTGGGGCGAAGCCGAATGGGACCGTGACTTCGGCTACATGCGCGAAGCCGGCATCGACACCGTGATCCTGATCCGCTGCGGCTACCGCCGCTGGCAGACTTTTCCCTCGCGGGTGCTCAC contains these protein-coding regions:
- a CDS encoding DUF5018 domain-containing protein, which translates into the protein MKNSIKLFALAALLGLGGCHEPDELTPSVVDQGLNTISAQFATGEYKNDPLAKFTAAVTEGQERIVIDVPYYYPENSSNTTSITQMRVTANLDDNCFITPMLGVLDLTKENWFTLTRVDGSKRNFCVTGNIKKSDKCEIISFATDEPAIQGVIDNDRNTISLITVDDLSSVTAQVILSPHATISPDPAVAANYEGEGVKFTVTAHDGVTKRVYSVSKEIPPKIKYGWRAGSETEVWQNVSLDKLGIVNAGGKIYSLAASGNKLVLSTGADKFLFNRATGDFLGTHDMKGVAADGGMTSDDAGNILYANLANPNAEFKVYAAASTDEMPAELLSYTNATGASMGKHISVQGNVKGDAIVTAVIYTWNGAVCKFLRWVITGGVPAKPQMISVTGATAGWNGNGHADVEAYSANPDDPYFLAYYSANALYRVDATGAVTHKIATATWGANSNYNCVDVCTFNNAKYAAIYEGAHFTYGEFKAYMFDVTTPDQMTGACDTSPSKVFVSNEYKPAGAVVNAAGDVLMTASADGYKMNLYYTDANTNALVAWEFDCIDK
- a CDS encoding GDSL-type esterase/lipase family protein, with translation MKRIVILFLAALFAASGASAQKFHNAYYDTRRAAHDEEGLQQGAIVFLGNSITEQGWWSLLLKRGDVENRGIGGDNTFGMIDRLPDILKSKPRKIFLMAGINDLTGGQPVDTIVMNITRMADMVHEAVPGCRLYIQSVLPVNTRRLAYPGLKGHNPQVRALNARLVRLCDAKPWCTFVDLAPLLSDADGELRIDLTKDGIHLHPAGYVIWTDYLKKQKYLK
- a CDS encoding DUF5009 domain-containing protein, translating into MEKRAYTVDLLRGLAIVGMVLSGQILWHAELPAWLFHAQVPPPSFRFDPSVPGITWVDLVFPFFLFSMGAAFPLALRRRLEQRGESVALILTVVARRWALLALFAIALANLRSGVTGTLPGWGSSLLQLAGWGCFCALFMRFGRLSDRQNRMVCLAGVAGIAALLAAARWIWGLPVSAERSDVIILVLANMALFGSLVWLYTRNNLLARLGVLALLAALRLGSGVEGSWNEALWNWSPAPWLFRFDYLKYLCIIIPGTIAGDRIYEWMTQSGEDAPGASRRREVWILVLLVTLICLNMWGLFARQLVVNLAAGVLICLLLRRLLRGDGSATGRLHGSLFGWGFFWLMLGLALEAFEGGIKKDYATFSYFFVTSGLASFVLIAAGIAMRRLNVRFSALVKCGQNPMVAYTAAGFLIMPLLTLLHLAPYLQTFAELCPWMGVVRGVLVTAAVMAVTVFFTNRRLFWRT
- a CDS encoding RagB/SusD family nutrient uptake outer membrane protein, producing MKKKIINIVLLAATVAMTGCNDWLDMSPTNKVSEKIVWSDVNYVTQYVNGFYPYISRYGAFETGDSQVGLTDGLTETLKFGSATPGTNVGFANIIAFAEGGLAASTAAFHFGAWDDTYTRIRRVNEFLYGLKKYGSNFDGDTYKRFEAEARFFRGFLYFQLLKRTPEVILYNEDLLAITENKALSTEEEGWNMVEGDLSYAAKTLPAKWDNEAGRITSGAAYAMLSRAMLYAKRWQSAKTAAEEVFKLGYVLMPGKTAADYAKAFTSMRDGNTESILEYNYLVGGPNHSWDKLFMPGGDNTTMGGRATPTQEMVESYELATTGGYPDWTPWHNTTTGTTDTPPYAQLEPRFHASVLYNGCEWKGRALEPYVSGKDGYAVYDDGSALNGRTTTGYYLRKMLNEGYTDYSKACTQPWIAIRLAEVILNHAEACYMLGADGANDDLRQIRERVGLPYSNKSGEALMAAIRQERKIELYCEGHHYWDMRRWKLAHTAYSGQNSRVHGLKIEKQGAEFIYTYVDCDRKDRLFEEKLYRIPLPETELSNNSAVKQFPEWL
- a CDS encoding alpha amylase family protein; this encodes MKKNVKWFAAALVALTLGYGAVSCGSDSKEPEWEWPDPDPDPDPQPGVEKPRFIWVDAAANFPDFANSKENILRDLTKAKEAGFTDIVVDVRPTTGDVLFRTSVVDQVEWLGAWLPGGYSKVERTATWDYLQAFIDAGKSLDLRIHAAINTFTGGNQTLLGGAGVVFRDEAKRAWTTDLNLAGGITNIMSTSQSAKFFNPVLPEVQEYLCSMLRDLAAYDGLAGIFLDRGRFDGFTSDFSNYTRKEFEKYIGQSVAGFPADILPAGHTSGIPSPVPVHMKQWLEFRAKVIHDFMEKARAAVKSVNPSVKFGVYVGGWYASYYDVGVNWASPNYDTSSKFSWATKKYMNYGYADLMDQMLIGAYASPTRVYGTTEWTMQGFCLLAKERTMGACPMVAGGPDVGNWDADDKVPQEEENRAITASVAACINACDGYFLFDMIHLKKADQWSYVKTGIDGVIKKD